The sequence TTGGTGGAGCAGATGGTTCAAGCCATTTTGCGTACAGTTTAAAATCTGGGAACACTTCAACTCTGCTTATCTCAACATAATACTTTGGCATGTCATCTAATTTGCAATAACTTGCCCATACCTGACCAGGATGGAACTTCTCATGAGATTTGTCATTATCGAACTTATAAAACTGTGTCTCTCCAATATCACAACGATTCAGACTGAACGTTCCCTGGGGGCTTTGCACAGCAACAATTTCAGGAATGTTCTCCACTGCTACGGTATGGTAGAGCTCGTGCATTCTTGTTCCTtctttgtcattcaataaatgtTTCCTTTTCACAGGGTTGCTAATTACTTTGTTGTATCTCCAATAACGAGCTTCAATGGGGATATTCTGATGGTTATGCTCAAGAACAAGCACACTAATCCGCCATTTATCATCAGGTTCCAATCGCGCTGTCAGTTTAGCCTTGCACCCAGTTTTGATTGGCGGATTGAGAACCACTGAAGCATCTGTAACTCTTTTATTCTTACCTTCTCGAATACAAGTAAAAGTTACATGTCTTAATTGTCCGTTATCCTTCTTTGATGATCGTTTTTTACATGGAAATCCCATCCGTTTAGCATAACGTCGATAACATTCATAAATTTCTTCTACTGTATCGAATTCCATCCCCATTTTGGGCATTGCTACCTCACCTTCTTCATCTATAGTAACATCATCATCCACAACCTCAATGATCTCCTTTCCACCTTTATCACTTTTCTCATTTAAACCATCATGACTCTCCCCGAGTTCCACATTTTCAATCTCACTTACATCCATCTCTGCATAAACAAATTACATATAATAACTATGCTAAAATCCTTTCAATAATAGATTTGATTTTTAAGGTCTAATTTCTAAACCAAGTCaaaatttgaaatgaaagataACTTCTTGTGTTCATGTctagaaaaaattaggttttaaGATTTTGCAGAAGTTCAGAATTTTACCTGGATGTCTGAAtattagggtttttctttttcttttcgaatTGAATTACTGTTTCTGCCTTCGTGAAGACTGATGAGAAGAAAGATGCAGAATTGGAAATTTCCCAAAAGTTTCTTCAGGTTTTGGATTTCCCTCCCCAATTTCGAATGCATTTAGGTAGAGTAGCCTGGAAATGCTTTAACCAGTATTACGGTATTACGACGGAGTACTGTACGACCGTGAAATTTAGTTTAACCCTACTCTTTGCAAACGATCACGGTGACGGCCgcttttttatttggttttgaagcaTGGAAGTTTCGCTTTTTCTTGCGTGCAcaacttttttcttttattttcttatacatatactaggtatcaccccggcctacggccAGGACTCAACCTTCATaaatttttatttgttgtttggtCGGCTAGTCAGTATCATCTCACAAAATTTTATTCGGTCTATAATTGTTGGGTATTGTATTTAATTAGTTAGTCGAGTCATATTAGTCAAGGATTAGGCCTGTGGACCCGCGATTAAGGATGGTCTATGTATTTAGATAGTCGTGTCATACCTTAGTAGCCGGGACCATAGACCCCGGCCGTGGATTGAAAAATTTAGGGACAAACACAGTCCAACATTAATATTAAATTAATTGTGATTTGGTTGAGCATATAAGTTAACTGGGACTTACAGCCTCGATGTTTTGTTGGTCGGGGCTTACAGTCCAGGTCGTGTTCCCTTACACAAATTCCAGTTATTTTATTGGTCGGATCAAATTAGCTGGGTCAAATTAACCGCGATCATAAACCCGACCATGACCCCATAATgtttttgccaatttatatttggTGCTAAGGTTAtccgtcttcaattgagttgTGGATCGACATTATATATATTCACTAATacaaaagaagaggaaacacAATTCATACAGACCCTTGACTTGAGCCGTACCGTTATGGTGAATCCACACAGACCCTTGAGCCGTACTGTTACGGTGAATCGGGTGAAAGTTTCATGTAGagggagaaaaaaaaattatggagtAAGAAAACACAAAGCCTCATATTTAAGTATCTATAGGCTAAACGTAACCCTAACACTAATTAATCTTGCTTCAAAAAGGGAAAAAAACAAACACTTCTAATTTTAATTATGTGGAAGATATAATTTAAAGGTTaaggtattttcttttaatttgtcGGGGAGAGCTAAGATTAGAACTGTGTCTAGGTTGAGGTCGTAAGGTTAGTCGCCATAAGGTTTAATGGTCTATGTCTAGTAGTTTAATACCAGGCCATGGCATAATCGAGTCCGTCCAAAATATAGGAAACCCAAGGGATCGGACGGACGGTGTGCTTCCGTTGGACGAACGTGAACATTAAACATTTTTTCGTTGGTCTATGTCCAGTTGGTAACGGTGTGCTTGGAAATCCAAAAATAAGGCAACTAAACGGATCTTATGGTAGTTTGGCAAAATCAAATAAATACCAATAATTGGTATCCAGAAATATACACGTATCTTATGGTAGTTTAGCAAAATCAGGAAACCCACCGATCGGACGGACGCCTATATAAAACATATAACGAATTGATCCACgccgtgggatgacgaaatcgatggtcggatttgtgaGGCTACACACaatacttctttttataatatagatatatatatatatatattaactagattttgtgcccgggcGTTGCAAACTTGGTTCGccaattcaatctacaactacAAACTACAAATACAATGCATCACTGCCTCtttatttgatttggtaaagctcggcttcgcctcgcccaagtccccatttgatttggtaaagctcggcttcccCTCGCCCAAGTccccatttgatttggtaaagctcggcttcgcttcGCCCAAGTccccatttgatttggtaaagctcggcttcgcctcgcccaagtCCTTTAAATTAATTGGAAGTTGTTGCAAACGAACCCTAGCAGAAATTAATAACCCAAACGGGAATGCATCCACGTCGTTCTTGTGGACGCTTGGCGATCTTCGTAATCATTAGGAAAAATTAACTTGACCATTCAGTGGCAATATCATTGGAAAAGCAAGTATCCGTTCATATCCTTTTGGATAGTGAACACATCTTTAATGTATCTGTGGTTGACACTTACATTGTCCATTCAGTCAGTGTCAATATCATTGGTCAAGTCCTAAGTATATACATATTCAAGGCATGTGCATTAAGAATGAAAAGTTAATGCAcatggtttttttttcttccattcaGTCACTTCTAAGAGATTATGCAACATGGTTTTTTTTCTCTCTCGTaggtttttttctttaatatgaaAATCTAGATTTTGAGAATCTCTTTTCTCCATAGCTTCATGTAATTGCTTAAGATCCTTATTGTACTATTTCTCACGCAACTAACAACATAGTAAAATCATGTTGCATAGTATTAGGAAGACTATAACAGTACCAAAAAAATAACATTCTAAATCACTTCATGTTGCTGAGCTTTGTCACCGTCAGCGTAATTACTTTATTCTTTCTAGTGACACTGGAATTGATGCAGGGGCAGTAGTGCATCAAGAATATTTTCAGGCATGTCAGTTTGCAAGATCTAAGGTATCTAGAGGGTGTATATACAGAAAATAATTGAATAGATTGAGTATACGTTAGATATACAGGTCTTCAATGAAATTTTCTCAAGTCAtcagaaaagaaatgaaaaataaagtaaaaaattTCAGATTAGACAAAGACCAAAAGTATATATAAGAACCCAAACTAAGAACATAAATCACAATATAAGAATCCATAGTAGCCTAGGACGGAGCACGATGGTAGAATATAAACCTCCTCTTCGGGCTATGTACcgacatctttttcttttaaccataaTTTTGATTTGGTGTAATGTGGCTTCGCCTGTCCCCATCGTGCATCatatttgatttggtgtggcttggCTTCACCTCTCCCAACGAAATAAAAGGTATGCTGCACCGAACCTTGGTTAGTACCTACTTGTAAATATTTTTTGATACTCAACAACCAATAAAATTCCAATAGCAACAACCATATTCAAAATCAATTTCATTTATTACCCGAGACATGACATTGTGCCCATCCAGCTGCACTGAAAAAAGAAGCTTCATTCGAAGATGAAATGTTGATGGAACGAATCCCCATGTTTTCCATAAGAGACACAGCTATGTCCCATACCATCAGTTGGacctaatcataaaaataaaaaataaaaaatgaatgaGTCCCAACatttgaagaccttgagcatcaATCATTTTCTGTGTCTTGAACACATCTAAAGGGAGCAGTGATGATAGAAACAGCCCCGCCTGACAATACCCAGACACCTACTGACAACCCTTCAAAACAATtacataaaaatagaagtgataaCACCATAATGTTTTCATTATGCCACTGTCTTCTTTACTACTATGTTCATTTCTAATAGTTGGTATGCGTCGAGTTTCAGAATCATTGTTGTAGGAATTTTAATATGATGAGCATAATCTTAAAAACTTAAAATTAGAGATATTTGAAGCCCAAAATATCTGGCTTTGCCTACTGTTCTCATATTTGAAATTATGTATACCTGGTTTGTTCCTGTTGTCCTTCCTAAACAAACAAACCACACAAATCGCAGCTGCAAAattaaaccaaacaaacaatattTATAACAAAATCATCAATTTGACCAAAATATACCAATAATGAATAAGAAAGGGAAGAATATGGTTACAATTTACCAAAAGAGAATGAGATGTGGTAGTGTATCTGTTTCAATAAAATCATACCAGCAGAATAAATCAAAACTATTTGTTTTAATAAAAATCGTACCTGCATAATAGATCAAAacgatagaattttttttttattaacttgAGAAAAATAAGctattaacaaagaagaaacaTGAACAACAAAAGATAGAGAGGCAGGACAACATATATCATGATTTTTAAAAATCAAACATACCCATATCTAAGAATTCAAAAAAGGAAGTAACCCTTAACCTATTAGAATATATAAAACAGATTAGTTTTGTCCCGAATCTGGGCACTCTATATCAATCCATTAACAATGACATAAATCACTTTCAAGTACAGAGTCGAGTTGAAAAAGAAAACAGTAAAACGAAACACAAAAAATTGATTAGAGTTTACCTTGAAGATTAATCCAATCTCCCTGCAAACTTAGTGGTACAAAACTATTTATCCAAGTATAGCCCTAATAAAAAAGTGAACCCTAATAACATCAATCAAAATAGAGATGATGATGAAAACGAAACCCTAATCAAACGGGATTAAAGATATTCCCGTTCACTGGAACATTAGTTGATATTGTTCATGATGATGGCTATATGTGAGATTACCAAatagaggaaaaagaagaagatgtgagaGCAGAAATTGAGCGAATGAGTTTTAAGAGAACGTCATTAGAGAGACTTTTTGCACATATTTTTCTAGGTTTTAGTTTCTTATTATCCTACCAGGGGATAAGGCCTTTGTCCCCTGGCTAgttgcttttattttctttgtatcATCATCTCCATAAAGAAAGCATATTCTAGGGTTTGTTTTtagggttagttttttttttttttttttctttttatgttttatgAACGAAACAGAAAAGGGTTTGGTatgttttttttgggttttatgTTTTGCGCCCGAAATTTGTGTGGGAATTCCTCTTTTTTCTCCCatttgaggaaaagtgaaacagagcaattctgtgagagggtgacggtcaccgttcaacgtggagtctaaggagcttaggattttaaaggagttagatatagtaaaaactccatatattaatagctttgggacttcacaaaattattaatatatggagtttattaatatagggaggtaTACCAAAAAAAATTTGCTCGACAAGAAGTTTTAAACCTGCTCGAGAAGTTggaaatattttggattcaacaaGAAGGTGCACATAATAACGAGGTCTTACGTATACGCAAATCAAAAGATGCGATAACAATCCAAAAACTTACATCATTTTCTCAAACAATTAtagatacatattttttttatattaaattTTGATGTAAGAAGATCTATAATTTTCCGATTATGTGAATTATATTAATATAGGGGGTAAATTCCTTATGGTGGGACTAGaaaatctattaatattaaaatgtggagTTTATTACTATTTACAACTGGCCCAAGTTGGGACCATGATTATTTATTAATATATAaagtttattaatatatggagtatcaatatGTAGAGTTTTTACTGTAACTAGAGAAACAAAATATTACAATAGTATTTTGTTCAAGAATTAAAATATTGGCATCTCACTGTTATCCTCAGAAACTCGAAAAGAAATTTCATTCAGATTTAAAAACCGAAACAAGGTGCACAAGGAATGTAGCTTGGCATTCTAATCCATTGTTGatcttgtattttcttgttttcattgCCAAGATATCAACAACTTCATTACATCTTTTGTCCTTGAACTAAATACTCAAAAAAACTTTTCCATGAATTCAGAATCTTCCTCACTTCAGAAACTATAGCCTGATTCATATATTGTACTTTATTTCCTTTATCCTAACCAAATATTATTAATCTCTGAAAGTCTCCTTGTATCTGAAAGTTCATGATGTTCATACTTTTGGCACATTGCGGTGACTCTAGTAAGCCCagagcttctgcttcttctcAACTTTTAGCGCTGATAGTCTCAGATCTGGATTGTACAACTGCACCTGGATTGGACATCCTATTTTCCACTATACAAAATCCGATCAGCAATGATTGCATAATATTCACTCGGCCAGCCTACTCTAGCATATTGCACAATTGTTGTGCAATATTGTCTCTAGCCCAATTACCTGCATAATGCGCTAGAGTAGCACCACAAAGCTCGAGGTCATCTACCTAACTGGCCTAgtgcatcatttgatgcg comes from Papaver somniferum cultivar HN1 chromosome 7, ASM357369v1, whole genome shotgun sequence and encodes:
- the LOC113297755 gene encoding protein FAR1-RELATED SEQUENCE 6-like, translating into MDVSEIENVELGESHDGLNEKSDKGGKEIIEVVDDDVTIDEEGEVAMPKMGMEFDTVEEIYECYRRYAKRMGFPCKKRSSKKDNGQLRHVTFTCIREGKNKRVTDASVVLNPPIKTGCKAKLTARLEPDDKWRISVLVLEHNHQNIPIEARYWRYNKVISNPVKRKHLLNDKEGTRMHELYHTVAVENIPEIVAVQSPQGTFSLNRCDIGETQFYKFDNDKSHEKFHPGQVWASYCKLDDMPKYYVEISRVEVFPDFKLYAKWLEPSAPPREVIKWLDEKMPVCCGTFKAGKEEVFSDTAYISHLATGVSVNKQSLYEIYPKKGEVWAMYRNFNSDWTCNDLKNCECDVVEVLEVYDVRWLIVLVLVQVAGFKTVFKAKREAAYDYIMGIPWIELFRFSHQIPVFRFTEVRYGSLRGCLELDPKSMPTCLFPLK